A genome region from Staphylococcus capitis subsp. capitis includes the following:
- a CDS encoding HlyD family efflux transporter periplasmic adaptor subunit — MKNKKVWFSIIVIAVLIIIIVLVILKKTNHINFNNYDTYKVDTVEDEKPITGKGAVFPDEIKTYRSNKNIGEYIRSQIKDGQEVKKGTPLIYYNTNSSNRPDLVNDINNVKEDLNHDYQNLAKHNSVTNQRQLSDDQQRLFKAQQQLNQHDDQSSKDIYATFDGKVKLSHSNSSKNGAEILKLVSSEPVIKMTVSQYVVDKLKDGDEVNFKLDSNNKNIKGKIQSIDDLPTNLEDEKRSKNIEKITENKDQPKYIVTISKLNHKVRAGYTGQVNIPLNMIEIPENSIVDKTYVFIVNKDGNVQKRKVKLVKNGNKIIAKHGLKSGDRVMEKPKRSLQDGEQVNISNS; from the coding sequence TATTAATCATCATTATAGTTTTGGTCATTTTAAAAAAGACGAATCATATAAACTTTAATAACTATGATACTTATAAAGTTGATACAGTTGAAGATGAAAAACCAATTACTGGTAAGGGAGCAGTATTTCCTGATGAGATAAAAACATATAGAAGTAATAAAAATATTGGGGAATATATTCGTTCTCAAATTAAAGATGGTCAAGAAGTGAAAAAGGGCACGCCATTGATTTATTATAATACGAATAGTAGCAATAGACCTGACCTCGTCAATGATATTAATAATGTTAAAGAAGATTTAAATCACGATTACCAAAATTTAGCAAAGCATAATAGTGTTACTAATCAAAGACAACTATCTGATGATCAACAAAGACTTTTTAAAGCTCAACAGCAATTAAATCAGCATGATGACCAATCTAGTAAAGATATTTATGCAACTTTTGATGGCAAAGTAAAACTTAGTCATTCAAATAGTAGTAAAAACGGTGCTGAAATTTTAAAGTTAGTCTCATCTGAACCAGTTATCAAGATGACAGTTTCACAGTATGTAGTTGATAAGTTAAAAGATGGTGATGAAGTTAACTTTAAATTAGATAGCAATAATAAAAATATCAAAGGTAAAATACAATCCATTGATGATTTACCAACTAATTTGGAAGATGAAAAACGTAGTAAAAATATTGAAAAAATAACTGAAAATAAAGATCAACCAAAATATATAGTTACAATTTCAAAGTTAAATCATAAAGTGAGAGCAGGTTATACTGGTCAGGTCAATATTCCATTGAATATGATTGAAATCCCAGAAAATAGTATAGTTGATAAAACCTATGTATTTATTGTTAATAAAGATGGTAATGTTCAAAAAAGAAAAGTAAAATTAGTGAAAAATGGTAACAAAATTATCGCTAAACATGGCCTGAAATCTGGTGATCGAGTAATGGAAAAACCAAAAAGATCTTTACAAGACGGAGAACAAGTTAATATTAGTAATAGTTAA